The nucleotide sequence CTGCACGTAGAGGTGCTCTACGGCGACTATCAGGGCGCAGCCGCCTTTGCCGTGGCCTCGCTGCTGGCTTTGCTGGCGCTGGTGACTCTGGTCATCAAGTCGATTGCCGAATGGCGTGCCGAGCAACTGGCCAAGGCCGCTGCCGAAGCACCGCCCGAGCGCCCCAGCCAGACCAGCATTCCATCGAATAAAACCGCCAAGGCAGCCTGAGCTGCCCGGATCAGAACAAGAGATTCATCATGAGTATCGAAATCCGTAACGTCAGCAAGCAGTTCGGCGACTTTCAGGCCCTGCGCGATGTCAGCCTCGATATCAAGTCAGGCGAGCTGATTGCCTTGCTTGGCCCCTCGGGCTGCGGCAAGACCACGCTGCTGCGCATCATTGCCGGCCTGGAAACGGCCGATGTGGGCAGCATCCACTTCAGCGGCGAAGACACGACCGATGTGCATGTGCGTGACCGCAACGTGGGCTTTGTGTTCCAGCACTACGCGCTGTTTCGCCACATGACCGTGTTCGACAACGTGGCTTTTGGCCTGCGCGTCAAGCCCCGCAAGGAGCGCCCCAGCGAAGCCGTGATCAAGGAAAAGGTCATGAAGCTGCTCAAGCTGGTGCAGCTGGACTGGATTGCTGACCGCTATCCCTCGCAGCTCTCTGGTGGCCAGCGTCAGCGTATTGCGCTGGCCCGCGCTCTGGCGGTGGAGCCCAAGGTGCTGCTGCTGGACGAGCCCTTTGGTGCGCTGGATGCCAAGGTGCGCAAGGAACTGCGCCGCTGGCTGCGCCAGTTGCACGATGAGCTGCATGTGACCTCCATCTTCGTGACCCACGACCAGGAAGAAGCGCTGGAAGTGGCCGATCGCGTGGTCGTCATCAACCAGGGCAAGATCGAGCAGGAAGGCACACCGCAGGAAGTGTGGGACAACCCGGCCACGCCTTTTGTCTATGGCTTCCTGGGCGACGTGAACCTGTTCAAGGGCCGCGCCAGCGATGGCCGCGTCTATCTGGACGATGGCATGCAGCTCGACAGCGCAGACGCACGCGGTGCGAATGACAGCCAGGCCTTTGCCTATGTGCGCCCGCACGATCTGGAGGTGGAGCGTTACTCGCCCGGCCAGAACCTGGACGCACACGGTCGCCCCACAGGCATCGTGGCCCAGCTCTCTCGCGCCATTGTGGTCGGCCCCATCGCAAGGCTGGAACTTATTCCCTCCGAGAACACACCAAGCTCGGGTGAGGCGGGGGAGGAAGCTTTGATCGAAGCCCAGATCCCTGCCCAGCAGTTCAAGGAAATGGGCCTGCGCGAAGGCGAAACGCTGGTGGTGACACCGCGCCGCGCCAAAGTCTTTCTGGATGAGGCGGCGGGGATTTGATTGCTCCCCCTGAGGCGCTACGCGCCTTCCCCCTCTCTCTACGCGCTGCGCGCTAGGGGAGGGGGACGACAGCATCGCTGCGAGGCGGCTCTTGCTTGCTGTCTCTTGCGAAAGAGGCGGTGCATACAGCCGGGATGAAGGCGTAGACGTTATCCTTGGCTTTGGCACGACTCGAAAATTTCGCAGAAAGAAAATTGATGCTTCAATGGTTTGAAACCGCGCCGCGGCGCATTCTGGGCTTGATCTGTCTGGCCTGTGTGGCCATGCTGGCCTTTGGCCTGTATCTGCAGCATGTGGTGGGGCTGGAGCCATGCCCGATGTGTATCGTGCAGCGCTATGCACTGATTTTGGTAGCTATCTTCACAGGCCTGGCAAGCGTCAGAGGCCAAAAAGGCTGGTGGATGAGCTTTGGCGTGCTGGCGCTGCTGATGAGCGGCTTTGGCGCATTTGTCGCCGCCCGCCAGACCTGGCTGCAGTGGTATCCCCCCGAGTTTGCGACCTGTGGCCGCGACTTTTACGGGATGATCGAGCACTACTCTTTCAGCCGTTCCATCCCCATGATCTTCCAGGGCTCGGGCGACTGTGCGGCCATTGACTGGACCTTTCTGGGCGGCTCCATCGCCAACTGGTCCTTCATCTGCTTTGCCGCGTTCTTTGTGATTCTGGCAACGCTTTTACTCAAGGCCTGCAAGCGCTGATCTGCTGCTCTCAGACAAAACAAAACCCCGAAGCGTTTTCACTCTTCGGGGTTTTGTGTTTTTGGGGAGCGTTAAAGGCTTTCCACGCTCTCGCCGACAAATGTCGGGCCCGTGCTGCCGGGAACCCAGCCTGGATAGGTTTCCATGACTTCGGCAAACAGGGCCGAATCAATCCAGCGCTGCAGCCAGTCTTGAAGATGGGGCCAGGGCTGCTCGTTCCACTGGGCTTCATCGATACGGGCGTACTGGCGCACAAAGGGGCGCAGCGCCATATCGGCCAGGCTGGGGTTCAGACCAAACAGATAGCCGGTTTCTTCCAGCAGGTCGTTGAGTTCGGACAGCCAGGTCAGCGCATCGGCCTGGGCCTGATTGACGGTCTCGGCATCGTGGCGCTCGGGGTATTTGCAGCGGTCCAGCGCCTGTTTGAAGAAGCCGTCATTGCGCTCGATCAGCGCCAGCATGTCTTCCAGACTGCCTTGTGTGGGCTGCAGCCAGCCATCGGGGTCGTGGCTGCGCAGCGCGTGCAGCATGACTTCCAGGCTCTGGTCTATCACTTTGCCGTCCTGCAGCACCAGCACAGGCACCGTGCCCTTGGGCGATGCATCCAGCAGCGCCTGGGGCTTGTTGCGCAGATTGATCTCACGCAGCTCGCAGGCCAGGCCCGCGTGGGCCAGCGCCAGACGGGCACGAATCGCGTAAGGGCAGCGACGGAAGGAATACAGAACGGGCAAAGTGGTTGCAGCGGTCAAGGCAGAAGGTGTGAAAAAGAAAAACAAAAGCGCCTGAATGCGGCGCGGGCTGGAGCGCTACTGTACCCGCAGCGCTGAAGCCATGTGCGGGTATGCGGCATCGTTCAGACTGATTCGCTCTTTATTTGATAGCTTCTTGCGCATTGATATCAATGGCTGCGGCGCTATTTGACGGAGATTCTGCCGCCGCATCGGCCTGCAGGCAGTGCAGCAGCCATTGGCGAAAAATCTGCAGCGCCTGGCTGTCGCTGCGGGATTTGAGGTGGGCCAGCCAGTAGGCTCCGGTATCCACCTCGTGTGCAAACGGGCGCACCAGCCGCCCTTGCTGCAGCATATGGCCGAACATGCGCGTGGGCAGCAGGGCCACGCCAGCGCCCTGGGCCGCGGCTTCGGCCAGCGTCAGTGATGAGTCAAACATGGCGCCACAGGCCATTGGCGCGGGCTGGTTCAGCGCCGCAAACCAGCCTTCCCATTCTTGCGTGCGGTAAGAGCGCAGCAGCGTGTGGCGGGCCAGATCGGCAGGCTCGCGCAGTTGCGCGGCCAATGCGGGCGCGCACATGGGCGAGAGCGGGGCGCGCAGCAGCATCTGCGCATGCGTGCCATGCCAGGCACCATCGCCAAAGCGTATGGCGGCATCCAGTCCTTCGCCCGCCAGATCCACGCGGTTGTTATGGGTCAGCAGGCGCAGGTCGATATGGCTGTGCAGTTGCTGAAACTGGCTCAGGCGCGGAATCAGCCAACCAATGGCGAAGGTGCCGACCACGCCCACCGTCAGAATCTCGCGCGGGCGCGGCGCGGCAACCTGCTGCAGCGACTGGGCAATGCGCTCGAAGCTTTGCGACACCGCAGGCCACAGGGCCTGGCCTTCATCGGTCAGCGCCAGCCCGCGTGGCAGGCGGCGAAACAG is from Comamonas fluminis and encodes:
- a CDS encoding LysR family transcriptional regulator; translation: MQLPLNALRMFDAAARHLSLTRAAEELHVTQAAVSQHIRNLEERLGKPLFRRLPRGLALTDEGQALWPAVSQSFERIAQSLQQVAAPRPREILTVGVVGTFAIGWLIPRLSQFQQLHSHIDLRLLTHNNRVDLAGEGLDAAIRFGDGAWHGTHAQMLLRAPLSPMCAPALAAQLREPADLARHTLLRSYRTQEWEGWFAALNQPAPMACGAMFDSSLTLAEAAAQGAGVALLPTRMFGHMLQQGRLVRPFAHEVDTGAYWLAHLKSRSDSQALQIFRQWLLHCLQADAAAESPSNSAAAIDINAQEAIK
- a CDS encoding sulfate/molybdate ABC transporter ATP-binding protein — protein: MSIEIRNVSKQFGDFQALRDVSLDIKSGELIALLGPSGCGKTTLLRIIAGLETADVGSIHFSGEDTTDVHVRDRNVGFVFQHYALFRHMTVFDNVAFGLRVKPRKERPSEAVIKEKVMKLLKLVQLDWIADRYPSQLSGGQRQRIALARALAVEPKVLLLDEPFGALDAKVRKELRRWLRQLHDELHVTSIFVTHDQEEALEVADRVVVINQGKIEQEGTPQEVWDNPATPFVYGFLGDVNLFKGRASDGRVYLDDGMQLDSADARGANDSQAFAYVRPHDLEVERYSPGQNLDAHGRPTGIVAQLSRAIVVGPIARLELIPSENTPSSGEAGEEALIEAQIPAQQFKEMGLREGETLVVTPRRAKVFLDEAAGI
- a CDS encoding disulfide bond formation protein B gives rise to the protein MMLQWFETAPRRILGLICLACVAMLAFGLYLQHVVGLEPCPMCIVQRYALILVAIFTGLASVRGQKGWWMSFGVLALLMSGFGAFVAARQTWLQWYPPEFATCGRDFYGMIEHYSFSRSIPMIFQGSGDCAAIDWTFLGGSIANWSFICFAAFFVILATLLLKACKR
- a CDS encoding glutathione S-transferase; translated protein: MTAATTLPVLYSFRRCPYAIRARLALAHAGLACELREINLRNKPQALLDASPKGTVPVLVLQDGKVIDQSLEVMLHALRSHDPDGWLQPTQGSLEDMLALIERNDGFFKQALDRCKYPERHDAETVNQAQADALTWLSELNDLLEETGYLFGLNPSLADMALRPFVRQYARIDEAQWNEQPWPHLQDWLQRWIDSALFAEVMETYPGWVPGSTGPTFVGESVESL